A single region of the Chiroxiphia lanceolata isolate bChiLan1 chromosome 20, bChiLan1.pri, whole genome shotgun sequence genome encodes:
- the SKA2 gene encoding spindle and kinetochore-associated protein 2: MGGARRVTAGQWAAAALPCAARGVGISPPPPEECQLFNMETAVARLEAMFQKAEADLDWIQHRLEYEIMKSFPDDTPPEENPLAILEGLSAARARYKALCTRMDRIAREQKEAMKGIQASVENTMKIVQELQQKAGLESLPLSAEEQAAAQQLGIQTGTKMESSVGKPGCAGSTVPGSAEASQFQPLTEEMLLTVPRHIRRSVTLAGLNSLYRGLFNHFVVNKNKAALSISQVDEMSTKPSRSRLQVLEELGIVKSNKKGDIELVV, from the exons ATGGGGGGCGCGCGGCGAGTGACAGCTGGCCAATGGGCGGCGGCGGCTCTCCCGTGCGCCGCGCGGGGGGTGGGGATCTCCCCGCCGCCGCCTGAGGAATGTCAACTATTCAACATGGAGACGGCGGTCGCCAGGCTCGAGGCCATG TTCCAGAAGGCAGAAGCTGATCTGGATTGGATTCAACACAGACTGGAgtatgaaataatgaaaagctTCCCTGATGATACACCACCAGAG GAGAATCCCCTTGCCATCCTGGAAGGACTCTCAGCAGCCAGAGCTCGTTACAAAGCGCTGTGCACACGGATGGACAGGATTGCCAGGGAGCAGAAGGAAGCCATGAAGGGCATCCAAGCTTCTGTGGAGAACACAATGAAGATAGTTCAGGAATTACAGCAGAAAGCTGGTCTTGAG aGCTTACCCCTGTCAGCAGAAGaacaggctgcagcacagcagttgGGCATCCAAACTGGGACAAAAATGGAATCATCAGTGGGAAAG CCAGGTTGTGCAGGATCTACAGTCCCTGGCTCAGCTGAAG cATCCCAATTCCAGCCATTGACTGAGGAAATGCTTCTGACTGTACCCAGGCACATCAGGAGATCTGTCACATTAGCAGGCTTGAACTCTTTGTACAGGGGGTTATTTAACCACTTTGTAGTGAATAAGAACAA GGCAGCACTGAGTATTTCACAGGTGGATGAGATGAGTACCAAACCCTCTCGCTCAAGACTACAAGTCCTGGAAGAACTTGGTATTgtgaaaagcaacaaaaaagggGATATTGAATTAGTTGTGTAA
- the PRR11 gene encoding proline-rich protein 11 isoform X1 codes for MAKRKRCRQKRRARGRFHLKQKRDAAKPQGSVCPSPRSPVDLPLNTTPVPRCSLWPSALPSIKDVVKPLESAAKNVVKPLESAAKNVIKPLESAAKNVIKPLESAASFLYWWSQNTIAQSFRVVKDTMFPSRIYLREVNALREQLEKLESEFSKLQETLQVNGTAALSPENPLCQRCHKPVLGGPVQTQMDLLASVPAPPPPPPPPPPPPPPPPPPPPPLPPPKLPPAPLLLKRGTGSKAPLAPPVKKDGPMQITLKDLLNVKLKKTNSNLRMDKAESPGKPRRALITVSDLQSISLRPKSKPSAHVTDSLITPPKNQIDLRKHLKKVNIQRSPGGTPLNNKENIECGSGLTPIMTQALRRKFQMAHPKSPSPARLSAANSFDEK; via the exons atGGCAAAGCGTAAGAGATGCAGGCAAAAAAGGAGAGCCCGGGGAAGATTTCACCTGAAACAAAAGAGAGATGCTGCAAAGCCCCAGGGCTCAGTTTGTCCTTCCCCACG GTCACCAGTTGATCTCCCTCTGAACACAACACCTGTCCCAAGGTGCTCCCTCTGGCCATCAGCCTTGCCCAGCATAAAAGATGTGGTAAAACCCTTGGAATCAGCAGCAAAAAATGTGGTAAAACCCTTGGAATCAGCAGCAAAAAATGTGATAAAACCCTTGGAATCAGCAGCAAAAAATGTGATAAAACCCTTGGAATCAGCAGCATCGTTTCTGTATTGGTGGAGCCAGAACACAATTGCACAG AGTTTTAGAGTGGTTAAAGACACCATGTTTCCGTCACGAATCTACTTAAGGGAAGTAAATGCTttgagagagcagctggaaaagttGGAAAGTGAATTTTCCAAGCTCCAAGAAACACTCCAG GTGAACGGAACTGCAGCTTTGTCTCCAGAAAATCCTCTTTGCCAAAGGTGTCACAAACCAGTCCTGGGGGGTCCTGTACAGACACAGATGGACCTGCTGGcatcagtgcctgctcctcctcctcctcctcctcctccacctcctcctcctcctccccctcctcctccaccaccaccactgcccCCACCAAAACTGCCTCCAGCACCTCTCCTCCTCAAACGGGGCACTGGCTCCAAGGCACCTCTG GCACCACCAGTGAAGAAGGACGGGCCGATGCAGATCACGCTCAAAGACCTCCTGAATGTCAAGCTGAAGAAGACAAACAGCAACCTGAGAATGGACAAG GCAGAATCACCAGGGAAGCCACGCAGGGCATTAATTACAGTCTCAGATCTACAGAGTATTAGTTTGAGACCTAAATCCAAGCCATCAGCTCACGTCACAGATTCCTTAAT TACTCCCCCTAAAAATCAGATTGATCTTCGGAAACATCTGAAGAAAGTCAATATACAAAG AAGTCCTGGTGGCACTCCtctaaataataaagaaaacattgaatGTGGCTCTGGGTTGACACCAATAATGACACAGGCACTGCGACGCAAATTCCAG ATGGCTCATCCGAAGAGTCCCTCCCCTGCCCGGTTAAGTGCTGCAAACAGCTTTgatgaaaagtaa
- the PRR11 gene encoding proline-rich protein 11 isoform X2 yields the protein MAKRKRCRQKRRARGRFHLKQKRDAAKPQGSVCPSPRSPVDLPLNTTPVPRCSLWPSALPSIKDVVKPLESAAKNVIKPLESAAKNVIKPLESAASFLYWWSQNTIAQSFRVVKDTMFPSRIYLREVNALREQLEKLESEFSKLQETLQVNGTAALSPENPLCQRCHKPVLGGPVQTQMDLLASVPAPPPPPPPPPPPPPPPPPPPPPLPPPKLPPAPLLLKRGTGSKAPLAPPVKKDGPMQITLKDLLNVKLKKTNSNLRMDKAESPGKPRRALITVSDLQSISLRPKSKPSAHVTDSLITPPKNQIDLRKHLKKVNIQRSPGGTPLNNKENIECGSGLTPIMTQALRRKFQMAHPKSPSPARLSAANSFDEK from the exons atGGCAAAGCGTAAGAGATGCAGGCAAAAAAGGAGAGCCCGGGGAAGATTTCACCTGAAACAAAAGAGAGATGCTGCAAAGCCCCAGGGCTCAGTTTGTCCTTCCCCACG GTCACCAGTTGATCTCCCTCTGAACACAACACCTGTCCCAAGGTGCTCCCTCTGGCCATCAGCCTTGCCCAGCATAAAAGATGTG GTAAAACCCTTGGAATCAGCAGCAAAAAATGTGATAAAACCCTTGGAATCAGCAGCAAAAAATGTGATAAAACCCTTGGAATCAGCAGCATCGTTTCTGTATTGGTGGAGCCAGAACACAATTGCACAG AGTTTTAGAGTGGTTAAAGACACCATGTTTCCGTCACGAATCTACTTAAGGGAAGTAAATGCTttgagagagcagctggaaaagttGGAAAGTGAATTTTCCAAGCTCCAAGAAACACTCCAG GTGAACGGAACTGCAGCTTTGTCTCCAGAAAATCCTCTTTGCCAAAGGTGTCACAAACCAGTCCTGGGGGGTCCTGTACAGACACAGATGGACCTGCTGGcatcagtgcctgctcctcctcctcctcctcctcctccacctcctcctcctcctccccctcctcctccaccaccaccactgcccCCACCAAAACTGCCTCCAGCACCTCTCCTCCTCAAACGGGGCACTGGCTCCAAGGCACCTCTG GCACCACCAGTGAAGAAGGACGGGCCGATGCAGATCACGCTCAAAGACCTCCTGAATGTCAAGCTGAAGAAGACAAACAGCAACCTGAGAATGGACAAG GCAGAATCACCAGGGAAGCCACGCAGGGCATTAATTACAGTCTCAGATCTACAGAGTATTAGTTTGAGACCTAAATCCAAGCCATCAGCTCACGTCACAGATTCCTTAAT TACTCCCCCTAAAAATCAGATTGATCTTCGGAAACATCTGAAGAAAGTCAATATACAAAG AAGTCCTGGTGGCACTCCtctaaataataaagaaaacattgaatGTGGCTCTGGGTTGACACCAATAATGACACAGGCACTGCGACGCAAATTCCAG ATGGCTCATCCGAAGAGTCCCTCCCCTGCCCGGTTAAGTGCTGCAAACAGCTTTgatgaaaagtaa
- the PRR11 gene encoding proline-rich protein 11 isoform X3 produces the protein MAKRKRCRQKRRARGRFHLKQKRDAAKPQGSVCPSPRSPVDLPLNTTPVPRCSLWPSALPSIKDVVKPLESAAKNVVKPLESAAKNVIKPLESAASFLYWWSQNTIAQSFRVVKDTMFPSRIYLREVNALREQLEKLESEFSKLQETLQVNGTAALSPENPLCQRCHKPVLGGPVQTQMDLLASVPAPPPPPPPPPPPPPPPPPPPPPLPPPKLPPAPLLLKRGTGSKAPLAPPVKKDGPMQITLKDLLNVKLKKTNSNLRMDKAESPGKPRRALITVSDLQSISLRPKSKPSAHVTDSLITPPKNQIDLRKHLKKVNIQRSPGGTPLNNKENIECGSGLTPIMTQALRRKFQMAHPKSPSPARLSAANSFDEK, from the exons atGGCAAAGCGTAAGAGATGCAGGCAAAAAAGGAGAGCCCGGGGAAGATTTCACCTGAAACAAAAGAGAGATGCTGCAAAGCCCCAGGGCTCAGTTTGTCCTTCCCCACG GTCACCAGTTGATCTCCCTCTGAACACAACACCTGTCCCAAGGTGCTCCCTCTGGCCATCAGCCTTGCCCAGCATAAAAGATGTGGTAAAACCCTTGGAATCAGCAGCAAAAAATGTGGTAAAACCCTTGGAATCAGCAGCAAAAA ATGTGATAAAACCCTTGGAATCAGCAGCATCGTTTCTGTATTGGTGGAGCCAGAACACAATTGCACAG AGTTTTAGAGTGGTTAAAGACACCATGTTTCCGTCACGAATCTACTTAAGGGAAGTAAATGCTttgagagagcagctggaaaagttGGAAAGTGAATTTTCCAAGCTCCAAGAAACACTCCAG GTGAACGGAACTGCAGCTTTGTCTCCAGAAAATCCTCTTTGCCAAAGGTGTCACAAACCAGTCCTGGGGGGTCCTGTACAGACACAGATGGACCTGCTGGcatcagtgcctgctcctcctcctcctcctcctcctccacctcctcctcctcctccccctcctcctccaccaccaccactgcccCCACCAAAACTGCCTCCAGCACCTCTCCTCCTCAAACGGGGCACTGGCTCCAAGGCACCTCTG GCACCACCAGTGAAGAAGGACGGGCCGATGCAGATCACGCTCAAAGACCTCCTGAATGTCAAGCTGAAGAAGACAAACAGCAACCTGAGAATGGACAAG GCAGAATCACCAGGGAAGCCACGCAGGGCATTAATTACAGTCTCAGATCTACAGAGTATTAGTTTGAGACCTAAATCCAAGCCATCAGCTCACGTCACAGATTCCTTAAT TACTCCCCCTAAAAATCAGATTGATCTTCGGAAACATCTGAAGAAAGTCAATATACAAAG AAGTCCTGGTGGCACTCCtctaaataataaagaaaacattgaatGTGGCTCTGGGTTGACACCAATAATGACACAGGCACTGCGACGCAAATTCCAG ATGGCTCATCCGAAGAGTCCCTCCCCTGCCCGGTTAAGTGCTGCAAACAGCTTTgatgaaaagtaa
- the PRR11 gene encoding proline-rich protein 11 isoform X4 produces MAKRKRCRQKRRARGRFHLKQKRDAAKPQGSVCPSPRSPVDLPLNTTPVPRCSLWPSALPSIKDVVKPLESAAKNVIKPLESAASFLYWWSQNTIAQSFRVVKDTMFPSRIYLREVNALREQLEKLESEFSKLQETLQVNGTAALSPENPLCQRCHKPVLGGPVQTQMDLLASVPAPPPPPPPPPPPPPPPPPPPPPLPPPKLPPAPLLLKRGTGSKAPLAPPVKKDGPMQITLKDLLNVKLKKTNSNLRMDKAESPGKPRRALITVSDLQSISLRPKSKPSAHVTDSLITPPKNQIDLRKHLKKVNIQRSPGGTPLNNKENIECGSGLTPIMTQALRRKFQMAHPKSPSPARLSAANSFDEK; encoded by the exons atGGCAAAGCGTAAGAGATGCAGGCAAAAAAGGAGAGCCCGGGGAAGATTTCACCTGAAACAAAAGAGAGATGCTGCAAAGCCCCAGGGCTCAGTTTGTCCTTCCCCACG GTCACCAGTTGATCTCCCTCTGAACACAACACCTGTCCCAAGGTGCTCCCTCTGGCCATCAGCCTTGCCCAGCATAAAAGATGTGGTAAAACCCTTGGAATCAGCAGCAAAAAATGTG ATAAAACCCTTGGAATCAGCAGCATCGTTTCTGTATTGGTGGAGCCAGAACACAATTGCACAG AGTTTTAGAGTGGTTAAAGACACCATGTTTCCGTCACGAATCTACTTAAGGGAAGTAAATGCTttgagagagcagctggaaaagttGGAAAGTGAATTTTCCAAGCTCCAAGAAACACTCCAG GTGAACGGAACTGCAGCTTTGTCTCCAGAAAATCCTCTTTGCCAAAGGTGTCACAAACCAGTCCTGGGGGGTCCTGTACAGACACAGATGGACCTGCTGGcatcagtgcctgctcctcctcctcctcctcctcctccacctcctcctcctcctccccctcctcctccaccaccaccactgcccCCACCAAAACTGCCTCCAGCACCTCTCCTCCTCAAACGGGGCACTGGCTCCAAGGCACCTCTG GCACCACCAGTGAAGAAGGACGGGCCGATGCAGATCACGCTCAAAGACCTCCTGAATGTCAAGCTGAAGAAGACAAACAGCAACCTGAGAATGGACAAG GCAGAATCACCAGGGAAGCCACGCAGGGCATTAATTACAGTCTCAGATCTACAGAGTATTAGTTTGAGACCTAAATCCAAGCCATCAGCTCACGTCACAGATTCCTTAAT TACTCCCCCTAAAAATCAGATTGATCTTCGGAAACATCTGAAGAAAGTCAATATACAAAG AAGTCCTGGTGGCACTCCtctaaataataaagaaaacattgaatGTGGCTCTGGGTTGACACCAATAATGACACAGGCACTGCGACGCAAATTCCAG ATGGCTCATCCGAAGAGTCCCTCCCCTGCCCGGTTAAGTGCTGCAAACAGCTTTgatgaaaagtaa